In the genome of Paenibacillus pabuli, the window TCCCACGCTAACAACCGTAACCGTCGTTCTTGGGGCGTAAACGTTCAGAAGGTCCGCATTCTCGTGAACGGTAAACCAAAACGTGTATACGTAAGCACCCGTGCACTGAAAGCCGGTAAAGTGACTCGCGTATAATCACGCAAAGCTACTATAAATCGGGTAAGCAAAAAGCACCTTGTTCCTTGCAGGTGCTTTTTTGGTATTCAGAAATAAATTCATGAATACCCACATCGGCATGTGAATGGCCGCCGCATGGCGCTTCGCAGGTCCGAATTCCAGATGATCCTGAAGCCAAAGCGGCGGTATTCGCCAATGGAACCTTTTAATCATGTCAGTTCTTTTGAAACGTATTAAGAATCGCCTTTACAAACCCTCCCAAAAACTTCGGCAGTTTGAATGTGTAAAATTTCATACTTCACCCTCCCCATCATGCTCATGCATCCGCCGTATCCTATGCTCCAGGCCTTCCTTTCGTTACCACGACAAAAAAGGCTACATGAGAAACCTGCTCATGTAACCATATTTATGCGGAACCCTCTGTCCCTATTCCATAATGACGAGCCTAGTTATCTGCTCA includes:
- the spoVM gene encoding stage V sporulation protein SpoVM; translated protein: MKFYTFKLPKFLGGFVKAILNTFQKN
- the rpmB gene encoding 50S ribosomal protein L28 — protein: MSRKCYVTGKKPGTGNHVSHANNRNRRSWGVNVQKVRILVNGKPKRVYVSTRALKAGKVTRV